The region GCGTGACCTGGCCGAGGACCCGGTGCTCCTGGTCCATGGTCGTGATGCGCAGCTCCTCGGCGTTCATCTCGCCGAGGCCCTTGAAGCGCTGGACCGAGTCGTCGCGGATACGCTTGCCGGCCTGCTTGCCCAGCTCGATCAGCGCGTCGCGCTCACGGTCCGAGTACGCGTACTCGAAGTCGTCCCGGCCCCACTTGATCTTGTACAGCGGGGGACGCGACAGGAACACGTGCCCGGCCTCGACCAGCGGCCTCATGAAGCGGAAGAGGAAGGTCAGCAGCAGGGTGTTGATGTGCTGGCCGTCGACGTCGGCGTCCGCCATCAGGATGATCTTGTGATAGCGGAGCTTCTCGATGTCGAAGTCCTCGTGGACCCCGGTGCCGAAGGCCGAGATCAGTGCCTGGATCTCCTGGTTCTGCAGGATCTTGTCGATCCGCGCCTTCTCGACGTTGAGGATCTTGCCTCGGATCGGGAGGATCGCCTGGTACTGCGGGTTGCGGCCGGACTTGGCCGAGCCGCCGGCGGAGTCACCCTCGACGATGAAGATCTCGCACTTGGTGGGATCGTTCGACTGGCAGTCGGACAGCTTGCCCGGCAGGGACGCCGTCTCCAGGAGGCCCTTGCGGCGGGTGAGGTCGCGGGCCTTGCGGGCCGCCACGCGCGCGGTGGCCGCCTGGATGGACTTGCGGACGATGTCCGCGGCCTCGTTCGGGTTGCGGTCCAGCCAGTCGTTGAGGTGCTCGTAGACGGCCTTCTGGACGAAGGTCTTCGCCTCCGTGTTGCCCAGCTTGGTCTTGGTCTGGCCCTCGAACTGGGGCTCGCTCAGCTTGACCGAGATGATCGCGGTCAGACCCTCGCGGATGTCGTCACCGGTGAGGTTGTCGTCCTTCTCACGCAGCAGCTTCTTGTCGCGCGCGTACTTGTTGATCAGCGAGGTCAGCGCCGCACGGAAGCCCTCCTCGTGCGTACCGCCCTCGTGGGTGTGGATGATGTTGGCGAAGGAGTACACGCCCTCGCTGTAGCCGCTGTTCCACTGCATCGCGACCTCGAGGGACAGGCTCTTGTCCTTGTCCTCGGCCTCGAGATCGATGACGGTGGGGTGCACCACGTCTCCCTTACGGGAGTTCAGGTACTTCACGAAGTCGACGATGCCGCCCTCGTAGTGGTACGTGACGGTCTTGACCTCGGCCTTCTCGTCCGCACCCGCCTCGTCCGCACCGGCCGTGGCCTTCGCCGACTCGCGCTCATCAGTGAGTTTGATCGTCAAACCCTTGTTGAGGAACGCCATCTCCTGGAAGCGCCGCGAGAGCGTCTCGAAGGAGTACTCGGTCGTCTCGAAGATGTCACTGTCGGCCCAGAAGGTGACCGAGGTACCGGTCTCGTCGGTGGCCTCGTGCTCGACGAGAGGGGCGGTCGGGACGCCCATCTTGTAGTCCTGCGTCCAGCGGCGTCCGTCGGTCTTGACCTCGACGGAGACCTTGCTCGACAGGGCGTTCACGACGGAGACGCCGACGCCGTGCAGACCACCGGAGACCGCGTAGCCGCCGCCACCGAACTTGCCGCCCGCGTGCAGGACCGTCAGCACGACCTCGAGGGCCGGCTTCCCTTCGGAGGGGACGATGCCCACGGGGATGCCGCGGCCGTTGTCCACGACACGCACGCCGCCGTCGGCGAGGATGGTGATGTCGATCGTGTCCGCGTGGCCGGCCAGCGCCTCGTCGACGGAGTTGTCGACGACCTCGTACACGAGGTGGTGCAGTCCGCGCTCGCCGGTCGAGCCGATGTACATACCGGGTCGCTTGCGAACCGCGTCCAGACCCTCGAGGACGGTGATGGCGCTGGCGTCGTACGAGGCTGTGACCTCGCCGTTCGAGGTCGTGGCCTCGGCGTTGTCGCCGGCGTCGGTGGACGGGGTGTTCTCGTTGGGGTTGCCGGAATCGGCCACGAAGCGCCCTTTCTGGCACAGCACAAGCCAAGCTCGTCGGCGGGTTGCCGGAGCGGCTGCGGCACGTTGCGTTGGTAAGCCTTGATCAGCGTTGCTCAGCTTTTCCCGGACGGTCCCCGCAAGCGGGGCGGGATTAGCTTCCAGTCTACCGGTAGCGCCGACAGTGATGGGGGTTTGCCGGTACCTGAGTCCGCATGTGCCGCCCTGAACCGGTCTCTCCCGACTCCCCATATGTGGACCCGGGCTCAAAGAGGCTTACAGCGGCACTCAGCGCTTCCGGGTGTCAACCCTTGGCTACCGCGGAGTCAGGTCGGTGTTCGCAACCGCGTGCACTCCCGCGCAGGGGCCACTCGATGTGGCCTCTGTCACCCGTAGGTGTCGCCGGGACCCGTGCTTCCAGGGGCGCGCAGGGGGCCGAAGCGGCGCGCGGGACCGCCGGGGCCCTGCACCTTGATCAGTCGCACCGTGCCGTGCCCGAGGTCCTGGTTCAGCCGCGCGACCACCTGCGGAGCGAGCAGCCGCAACTGGGTGGCCCAGGCGGTCGAGTCGCACTGCACGGTCAGCACCCGTTCGTCCTCGTCGTACTTCTGCGGGACGCAGTGCTTGGCCAGATCCTCGCCGACGATCTGCGGCCAGCGGCCCATCACACCGCCCACCGCGGCCGGGGTCTCCCAGCCGCGCTCGGTGAGCAGCCGGTTGATCGCGGCGCCGAGCGCCATCGGATCACGCCCGTCGGCGCGCGCGCCGGAGCGCAGGCCGCCGCGCCGCGCCTGCTTCTTCTGCTGTGCCGCGTCCCCCCGCGCGCGTGCCTGCTCCTTCGCGGCGCGCAACGCCACGCGCGCGAGGTCGACGCCGGAGTGCTCGGGGGTCTTCTTGGAGGCCGTCTCCGGGCCTTTCTCCGGGGCTCCCTCGGAGGCGGCCGATTCGCCGGATGTGTTCTCCGTCATACCCGCTCCACCGTGCCCTCGGAGACTGCGTACCGCGTCCCCGTCAGTACGACCGGTACGTCGTCGTCGACCGCGGCCGTCACGAGGACCTGCTCGCCGGGAGCGACGAGTTCCGCGAGGCGCTCTCTTCTGCGGCTGTCCAGTTCGGCGAAGACGTCGTCGAGGACCAGCACCGGT is a window of Streptomyces mirabilis DNA encoding:
- the gyrB gene encoding DNA topoisomerase (ATP-hydrolyzing) subunit B — translated: MADSGNPNENTPSTDAGDNAEATTSNGEVTASYDASAITVLEGLDAVRKRPGMYIGSTGERGLHHLVYEVVDNSVDEALAGHADTIDITILADGGVRVVDNGRGIPVGIVPSEGKPALEVVLTVLHAGGKFGGGGYAVSGGLHGVGVSVVNALSSKVSVEVKTDGRRWTQDYKMGVPTAPLVEHEATDETGTSVTFWADSDIFETTEYSFETLSRRFQEMAFLNKGLTIKLTDERESAKATAGADEAGADEKAEVKTVTYHYEGGIVDFVKYLNSRKGDVVHPTVIDLEAEDKDKSLSLEVAMQWNSGYSEGVYSFANIIHTHEGGTHEEGFRAALTSLINKYARDKKLLREKDDNLTGDDIREGLTAIISVKLSEPQFEGQTKTKLGNTEAKTFVQKAVYEHLNDWLDRNPNEAADIVRKSIQAATARVAARKARDLTRRKGLLETASLPGKLSDCQSNDPTKCEIFIVEGDSAGGSAKSGRNPQYQAILPIRGKILNVEKARIDKILQNQEIQALISAFGTGVHEDFDIEKLRYHKIILMADADVDGQHINTLLLTFLFRFMRPLVEAGHVFLSRPPLYKIKWGRDDFEYAYSDRERDALIELGKQAGKRIRDDSVQRFKGLGEMNAEELRITTMDQEHRVLGQVTLDDAAQADDLFSVLMGEDVEARRAFIQRNAKDVRFLDI
- a CDS encoding DUF721 domain-containing protein, with protein sequence MTENTSGESAASEGAPEKGPETASKKTPEHSGVDLARVALRAAKEQARARGDAAQQKKQARRGGLRSGARADGRDPMALGAAINRLLTERGWETPAAVGGVMGRWPQIVGEDLAKHCVPQKYDEDERVLTVQCDSTAWATQLRLLAPQVVARLNQDLGHGTVRLIKVQGPGGPARRFGPLRAPGSTGPGDTYG